A DNA window from Candidatus Krumholzibacteriia bacterium contains the following coding sequences:
- a CDS encoding protein kinase encodes MRTITIFEGSARSGNRRMNHDDLDVWSLAVLISDGRPIDWEDARRAVEGEESLDRIRFLRAVYEIASMHQDSGRIESDSPVALAPVAPAEGEPERPAQWAHLLIRGLVGRGSFGSVYRAWDRDLDREVALKLIGTTSGGQKAEAGSTVLKEGQQLARIRHPNVVAVYGASAQGDQIGLWMELIEGCTLEELLETRGRFGAEETTLIGLALCRALRAVHSTGVVHRDIKARNVMREEGGRIVLMDFGAGTEMHAETASLVSTIVGTPLYMAPEVLRGEPPSAQSDLYSLGTLLFRLVTKRYPLEAQTVTGLLQAHERGEARLLRDIRPDVSEAFVRVVERCLHHDPRQRFGSAGEMERALEEALNVATLSKNPSWPHRIVQRLQRQRLAVAIAALIVIASLAISPLARDGTLRRLLSGVTSNPHQWRADGVPLCDLDDEQRRPSMIADGESGTIAVWQDSRNGNADIYAQRIDAAGRALWQAHGVPVSIASEGQLMRNDLDLQLPLVPALVSDGAGGAIITWQDHRGDALDIYAQHVSAAGTVASGWPIDGLGICTAFGYQVDPVIVADDAGGAIIGWRFGTSDSTGLGYDLFMQRVTAAGHVAPGWPPDGLLICGGPGDHQGLMMCADGYGGALLTWVDYRSGVASVYAQRVTGAGHIAAGWPDDGVALCTATGEQFAPMAVADGAGGIFVTWEDRRSGNRDIYAQHVTASGRRSWDPAGLGICVFAIHNQCNPTIVSDGAGGAIITWFDWRHFCRQGRTCSDIFAQRVNGEGIVQWAQNGAPITNIPGDEALPSLTGDGAGGAIIAWLDCRNATPPLSNTPGSVDLYVQRVDSSGKTLWTENGVAVCTAHGNQLAHLLLSDGVGGTYIVWEDGRDGESNVYMNHVTSMGVAAAPTPP; translated from the coding sequence ATGAGAACGATTACGATCTTTGAAGGATCAGCGAGGAGCGGGAACCGCCGAATGAATCACGACGATCTCGACGTTTGGAGTCTCGCCGTCCTGATCTCGGACGGTCGGCCCATCGATTGGGAAGATGCTCGTCGCGCCGTGGAAGGCGAAGAGAGCTTGGACCGGATTCGCTTCCTGAGAGCCGTCTACGAGATCGCCTCGATGCACCAGGACAGCGGGAGGATCGAATCCGATTCTCCGGTGGCGCTCGCACCCGTGGCGCCCGCCGAGGGGGAGCCGGAGCGGCCGGCGCAGTGGGCTCATCTGTTGATCCGCGGGCTCGTCGGCCGCGGCTCCTTCGGATCGGTGTATCGCGCCTGGGACCGTGACCTGGATCGCGAGGTCGCTCTGAAGCTGATCGGGACGACTTCCGGGGGGCAGAAAGCAGAAGCCGGCTCCACAGTTCTCAAGGAAGGGCAACAGCTCGCCCGGATCCGACACCCCAACGTCGTCGCCGTGTATGGGGCGAGTGCACAAGGCGATCAGATCGGACTGTGGATGGAGCTCATCGAGGGATGTACGCTCGAAGAACTCCTGGAGACGCGCGGACGTTTTGGAGCGGAAGAAACCACGCTCATCGGTCTAGCTCTCTGTCGGGCGTTGCGCGCCGTGCACAGCACCGGTGTTGTGCACCGAGACATCAAGGCGCGCAACGTCATGCGCGAGGAGGGTGGCCGCATCGTCCTCATGGATTTCGGTGCCGGCACCGAAATGCATGCCGAAACAGCGAGCCTGGTCTCCACCATCGTCGGAACCCCGCTCTACATGGCTCCTGAGGTTCTGCGTGGCGAGCCTCCGAGCGCCCAATCCGACCTCTACAGCCTCGGGACCTTGCTCTTCCGTCTCGTCACCAAACGCTATCCGCTCGAAGCGCAAACCGTGACCGGGCTGCTCCAGGCGCACGAACGCGGTGAAGCGAGGTTGCTGCGTGACATCAGGCCCGACGTGTCCGAAGCCTTCGTGCGCGTCGTGGAAAGATGTCTGCACCATGACCCACGCCAGCGCTTCGGGAGCGCCGGGGAAATGGAGCGGGCCCTGGAAGAAGCGCTGAACGTCGCGACCCTCAGCAAAAACCCGTCCTGGCCGCACCGCATCGTGCAACGGCTGCAACGACAACGTCTTGCGGTCGCGATCGCAGCCCTCATCGTGATCGCAAGCCTCGCCATCAGCCCGCTCGCGCGCGACGGCACGTTGCGCCGCCTGCTCTCGGGGGTAACCTCGAATCCGCATCAGTGGCGCGCCGATGGCGTACCGCTTTGCGACCTCGATGACGAGCAGCGGCGGCCCAGCATGATCGCCGACGGCGAGAGCGGCACGATCGCCGTCTGGCAGGATTCGCGCAACGGCAACGCCGACATTTACGCGCAGCGAATCGACGCCGCCGGGCGTGCGCTATGGCAGGCCCACGGCGTGCCAGTTTCCATCGCCTCGGAGGGGCAGCTGATGCGCAACGACCTCGACCTCCAACTACCGCTCGTGCCAGCGCTGGTATCCGACGGCGCGGGAGGGGCGATCATCACTTGGCAAGATCATCGCGGGGACGCCTTGGACATCTACGCCCAGCATGTCTCCGCAGCCGGCACCGTCGCCTCCGGATGGCCCATCGATGGGCTCGGCATTTGCACGGCGTTTGGCTACCAGGTCGACCCTGTGATCGTTGCGGACGATGCTGGGGGTGCCATCATCGGCTGGCGCTTCGGAACGTCCGACTCCACGGGTTTGGGCTACGATCTCTTCATGCAACGCGTGACAGCGGCCGGACACGTGGCGCCGGGCTGGCCGCCGGACGGCCTTTTGATCTGCGGTGGTCCAGGCGATCATCAGGGACTCATGATGTGCGCCGATGGTTACGGCGGCGCTCTTCTCACCTGGGTCGACTACCGCAGCGGAGTGGCCTCGGTCTATGCCCAACGCGTCACCGGCGCGGGACACATCGCCGCGGGCTGGCCTGACGATGGAGTGGCTCTCTGTACCGCAACAGGCGAGCAGTTTGCCCCGATGGCGGTGGCCGACGGAGCGGGGGGCATCTTCGTCACCTGGGAAGATCGGCGCAGCGGTAATCGTGACATCTATGCCCAGCACGTCACGGCATCGGGAAGGCGTTCCTGGGACCCTGCCGGGCTCGGGATCTGTGTCTTCGCGATTCACAATCAGTGCAATCCGACGATTGTTTCCGATGGTGCGGGCGGTGCGATCATCACCTGGTTCGACTGGCGGCATTTCTGCCGGCAGGGCCGCACCTGCTCCGATATCTTCGCCCAGCGTGTGAACGGCGAGGGCATCGTACAATGGGCCCAGAACGGCGCGCCGATCACGAACATCCCGGGAGACGAAGCGCTCCCGAGCCTCACCGGGGATGGCGCCGGGGGTGCGATCATCGCCTGGTTGGACTGTCGCAACGCGACTCCGCCGCTCTCGAACACACCGGGATCCGTGGATCTCTACGTCCAGCGTGTGGATTCCTCCGGGAAAACCCTATGGACCGAAAATGGAGTGGCGGTCTGCACGGCGCACGGCAATCAACTGGCGCATCTGCTGCTTTCCGATGGTGTCGGCGGCACTTACATCGTGTGGGAAGACGGACGTGACGGCGAGAGCAACGTCTACATGAACCACGTCACCTCGATGGGCGTGGCGGCCGCCCCCACCCCGCCGTAA
- a CDS encoding sigma-70 family RNA polymerase sigma factor gives MSTLLESTTTLLRKAREGDEHARDRLLARYRPALLRWARGRTPAPIRSLVDTDDLVQLTLTGALGSLDRFESRYAGAFGSYLRVILRNKINDQLRHLAGRPAMERLQEDLPYEAPSPLDGLIWRETLEIYEAALEQLDDLDREAFVSRFELGFTYDEVARAIDSPSANAARMRSTRALYRVADSMRKQYLDKNRPARQRSRTQRHSPSTTSRKPHQNENDYDL, from the coding sequence GTGAGTACGCTCCTTGAATCGACCACGACACTCCTGAGAAAAGCGCGCGAGGGAGACGAGCATGCCCGCGATCGACTCTTGGCACGCTATCGCCCCGCACTCCTCCGCTGGGCTCGCGGCCGCACGCCAGCGCCGATCCGCAGTCTCGTGGATACGGACGACCTGGTCCAGTTGACGCTGACCGGTGCCTTGGGTTCCTTGGACCGCTTTGAATCTCGATACGCCGGCGCCTTCGGGTCCTATCTGCGCGTCATCCTGAGGAACAAGATCAACGATCAGCTCCGACATCTCGCCGGACGGCCCGCGATGGAGCGACTGCAAGAGGATCTCCCCTACGAGGCTCCTTCTCCACTCGATGGGCTCATCTGGCGCGAAACGCTGGAGATTTACGAAGCCGCCCTCGAACAGCTGGACGATCTGGATCGGGAGGCTTTCGTCTCGAGATTCGAACTAGGGTTCACGTATGACGAGGTGGCCCGGGCGATCGACAGTCCGTCGGCGAATGCCGCACGCATGCGATCGACGCGTGCCTTGTACCGGGTGGCCGACAGCATGCGCAAACAGTACTTAGACAAGAACCGACCTGCACGACAGCGATCGCGAACCCAGCGGCATTCGCCCTCAACGACGAGCCGTAAGCCTCACCAGAATGAGAACGATTACGATCTTTGA
- a CDS encoding lysophospholipid acyltransferase family protein — translation MGDTQDRLGVKKIWWGVRSVVLWTIGGVHFFVVCMLLIALSFFKDPRHNDKPQRWLFRNVLRLMGVPFRVRYAPGFDPRRTALFICNHVNLFDPMVIYSAIPQFVRGMELESHFKIPAYGWMVGKFGNIPVPKKHGKEEMRQLSRRIQSALDDGTSVIVFAEGHRTPDGRVHEFQRGIFRWACQWGVPIAPMTITGSYEFSRKGSWLLRPSTITVFLHEMIETRSLGPADAESLRQRVHAIVARPVDEVLGLAPPAAELQTYRHAHGRDEIHADLGTQSSPVSQMDGVCG, via the coding sequence GTGGGTGACACCCAAGACAGGCTCGGGGTGAAGAAGATCTGGTGGGGCGTCCGCTCCGTCGTGCTCTGGACGATCGGCGGCGTGCACTTCTTCGTCGTCTGCATGCTCCTCATCGCTCTCAGCTTCTTCAAGGATCCACGGCACAACGACAAGCCGCAGCGCTGGCTCTTCCGCAACGTGCTGCGCCTGATGGGAGTGCCCTTCCGCGTACGCTACGCGCCAGGCTTCGACCCACGGCGCACGGCGCTGTTCATCTGCAACCACGTGAACCTTTTCGACCCGATGGTGATCTACTCCGCCATCCCTCAGTTCGTGCGTGGCATGGAGCTGGAGTCTCACTTCAAGATCCCCGCCTACGGCTGGATGGTGGGAAAGTTCGGCAACATCCCGGTGCCGAAGAAGCATGGCAAGGAGGAGATGCGCCAGCTGTCGCGGCGCATCCAGTCAGCCCTGGACGACGGTACGAGCGTCATCGTTTTCGCCGAGGGCCACCGCACGCCGGACGGCCGGGTGCACGAGTTCCAGAGGGGGATCTTCCGCTGGGCCTGCCAGTGGGGCGTGCCCATCGCCCCGATGACGATCACCGGCTCTTACGAGTTCAGCCGCAAGGGATCCTGGCTACTGCGCCCGTCGACGATCACCGTCTTCCTGCACGAGATGATCGAGACCAGGTCCCTCGGGCCAGCCGACGCCGAGAGCTTGCGCCAGCGCGTCCACGCCATCGTCGCCCGCCCGGTGGACGAAGTTCTGGGCCTCGCCCCTCCGGCGGCGGAACTCCAGACCTACCGCCACGCTCACGGCCGCGACGAGATCCATGCCGACCTGGGGACCCAGTCGTCCCCGGTATCACAGATGGACGGCGTCTGCGGCTGA
- a CDS encoding diacylglycerol kinase family protein yields MPPAATTRVRCLVVLNPAAGGGRCGKLAPGALSRLRQGGLDFEVVESRQPGHAVDIARSAYAAGTRHFVAMGGDGTACEIVNGLFPAAEHEKATLAFQPLGTGNSFLRDFSSDGLHHATQALLEGRRRPCDVLRLTHRDGVLYSINLLSIGFSADVAALTNRRFKRFGHLGYLLGVLVCLARLRRRAFPLQVDGEADIDRRRHLFLTFNNSKFTGGTMMIAPQADTSDGLVEYVRWGPIGRLGLLRNLNRLYDGTHVNHPLAGRRGARRIDFHLDGPVDVMVDGEVMTLQPVTLEVLPSALDVMV; encoded by the coding sequence ATGCCACCCGCCGCGACCACACGGGTACGCTGTCTCGTGGTGCTCAACCCTGCGGCCGGCGGCGGCCGCTGCGGCAAGCTGGCCCCGGGGGCGCTGTCGCGGCTGCGTCAAGGAGGCCTGGACTTCGAAGTCGTCGAGAGCCGGCAACCCGGGCATGCGGTCGACATCGCGCGCTCGGCCTATGCGGCAGGGACGCGGCATTTCGTGGCCATGGGCGGCGACGGCACGGCCTGCGAGATCGTGAACGGCCTCTTCCCCGCGGCCGAGCACGAGAAGGCGACGCTGGCTTTCCAGCCCCTCGGCACCGGCAATTCTTTCCTGCGCGATTTCAGCAGCGACGGCCTCCACCACGCGACGCAGGCCCTCCTCGAGGGTCGCCGGCGCCCCTGCGACGTGCTCCGCCTCACCCATCGGGACGGCGTCCTCTACTCCATCAACCTGCTCAGCATCGGCTTCTCCGCCGACGTGGCAGCCCTCACCAACCGGCGCTTCAAGCGCTTCGGTCACCTGGGGTACTTGCTGGGTGTGCTCGTTTGCCTGGCGCGCTTGCGGCGGCGGGCGTTTCCCTTGCAGGTGGACGGGGAAGCCGACATCGACCGGCGGCGGCACCTGTTCCTCACCTTCAACAACAGTAAATTCACCGGCGGGACGATGATGATCGCGCCGCAAGCGGATACGTCGGATGGGCTGGTAGAGTACGTGCGCTGGGGACCCATCGGCCGCCTCGGGCTCCTCCGCAACCTGAACCGGCTCTACGACGGCACGCACGTGAACCATCCGCTGGCAGGGCGGCGCGGTGCCCGGCGCATCGATTTCCACCTGGACGGTCCGGTGGACGTCATGGTGGACGGCGAAGTGATGACGTTGCAGCCCGTGACCTTGGAAGTGCTGCCGTCGGCACTGGACGTCATGGTCTGA
- a CDS encoding AMP-binding protein: MIALDRHTSLGSALDEALERWGPRVCLIESDREREKERLTYADFAARGRTLAQALAEHGFAAGSRAAIVMSNQSKWLLSAYAVFRRGGVLVPLDFKLSAAEHLQLLAHARAQVLVTEFAFWRTLVRARSDAAAKTPDRTSLAASAPFPALVLVTEAPPGADLQGARRWEEFQRDVPADAVPRQRTDLACIVYSSGTGGRPKGCMLTHDNYLEQCKALTQLYRFGPGDRYLSILPTNHAIDFMVGFFGPFVCGASVVHLRIMRPEFVRDAFPRYRITHMALVPLVLKNLERGLRQRLEALPPPRRAVLHTLVRLHRALVGGRPKVWLSRRLLAPIHRSFGGSLEMFFVGGAFTEPETLQFFFDLGIPVANGYGLTEAGTVLAVNDMRPFRADSVGKPLPGTELRILSPDADGIGEVAARGRTVMSGYLDDPELTSATIVDGWLLTGDLGRIDASGHLQLFGRKKNMIVTAGGKNIYPEDIENAFVGIVAKEYCVFAANYLWPQRSLANERLVMVLRFEPGQEMTPELQRQLEERNRRLPDFKRIHAFTVWGQDFPRTASMKVKREELAASLRARLARDEALVEL, from the coding sequence TTGATCGCACTGGACCGGCACACGTCGCTGGGCAGCGCCCTCGACGAGGCGCTGGAGCGCTGGGGCCCCCGCGTCTGCCTCATCGAGTCCGACCGCGAGCGCGAGAAGGAACGGCTCACCTACGCCGACTTCGCCGCCCGCGGCAGAACTCTGGCGCAGGCCCTCGCGGAGCACGGCTTCGCCGCCGGGAGTCGCGCCGCCATCGTCATGTCCAACCAATCGAAATGGCTGCTGTCGGCGTACGCCGTCTTCCGGCGCGGCGGCGTGCTCGTGCCCCTCGACTTCAAGCTGAGCGCCGCGGAACACCTGCAGCTCCTGGCCCATGCGCGCGCGCAAGTGCTGGTGACGGAGTTCGCCTTCTGGCGCACTCTGGTCCGGGCGCGCAGCGACGCGGCGGCGAAAACACCGGACCGCACCAGCCTCGCTGCGTCCGCTCCCTTTCCCGCTCTCGTCCTGGTGACCGAAGCGCCGCCGGGCGCGGATCTCCAGGGAGCGCGCCGCTGGGAAGAGTTCCAGCGCGACGTGCCGGCGGACGCGGTGCCGCGGCAACGGACGGACCTCGCCTGCATCGTCTACTCCTCCGGCACCGGGGGAAGGCCCAAGGGCTGCATGCTCACCCACGACAACTATCTCGAGCAATGCAAGGCCCTGACGCAGCTGTATCGCTTCGGCCCCGGCGACCGGTACTTGAGCATCCTGCCCACGAATCACGCCATCGACTTCATGGTCGGTTTCTTCGGCCCCTTCGTCTGCGGCGCCAGCGTCGTGCACTTGCGCATCATGCGTCCCGAGTTCGTGCGCGACGCCTTCCCGCGCTACCGGATCACCCACATGGCGCTGGTACCGCTGGTGCTCAAGAACCTGGAGCGCGGACTGCGCCAGCGCCTCGAGGCACTGCCACCGCCGCGGCGGGCGGTCCTCCACACCCTCGTGCGGCTGCACCGGGCTCTCGTCGGCGGCCGACCCAAGGTGTGGCTGTCGCGCCGACTCCTCGCTCCCATCCACCGCAGCTTCGGTGGCAGCCTGGAGATGTTCTTCGTCGGTGGCGCTTTCACCGAGCCCGAAACCCTGCAGTTCTTCTTCGACCTCGGCATCCCTGTGGCCAACGGCTACGGCCTGACCGAGGCGGGCACGGTGCTAGCGGTGAACGACATGCGCCCGTTCCGCGCCGACAGCGTCGGCAAGCCGCTTCCCGGCACGGAGCTCCGCATCCTCTCTCCGGATGCCGACGGCATCGGCGAGGTCGCCGCCCGCGGCCGCACGGTGATGTCGGGATATCTCGACGACCCGGAGCTGACGAGCGCCACCATCGTGGACGGCTGGTTGCTGACCGGCGACCTGGGTCGCATCGACGCGAGCGGCCACCTGCAACTCTTCGGGCGCAAGAAGAACATGATCGTCACCGCCGGCGGCAAGAACATCTACCCCGAAGACATCGAGAACGCCTTCGTCGGCATCGTGGCGAAGGAATACTGCGTCTTCGCGGCCAACTACCTGTGGCCGCAGCGGTCGCTCGCGAACGAGCGTCTGGTCATGGTGCTGCGCTTCGAGCCGGGGCAAGAGATGACGCCGGAGCTGCAGCGACAGCTGGAGGAGCGCAACCGGCGCCTGCCGGACTTCAAGCGCATCCACGCCTTCACCGTGTGGGGCCAGGACTTCCCGCGCACCGCCTCGATGAAGGTGAAGCGCGAGGAACTGGCCGCGAGTCTCCGCGCCCGGCTGGCGCGGGACGAGGCGCTGGTCGAACTATGA
- a CDS encoding acyl carrier protein: MRTPQQTLEEILDLASQHFKVPRANLTADDDFFEKLRIDSLQALELLSRLEHHFGVEIPDYELQGVSDFRTLAATIQQRL, encoded by the coding sequence ATGCGAACACCGCAGCAGACGCTCGAGGAGATCCTCGACCTCGCCTCCCAGCACTTCAAGGTGCCGCGGGCGAACCTGACGGCGGACGACGACTTCTTCGAGAAGCTGAGAATCGACAGCTTGCAGGCGCTCGAGCTCCTGTCGCGCCTGGAGCACCACTTCGGTGTCGAGATCCCGGACTACGAGCTGCAGGGCGTGAGCGACTTCCGCACCCTCGCTGCGACGATCCAACAACGTCTCTGA
- a CDS encoding enoyl-CoA hydratase/isomerase family protein yields MRECTGQALSWKLVDGVVELQLHRPPGNEIGTTTLVELERCVTALEALRDHAHALIIYSGLPAGFCAGADLRELYAGMQAVSAPAARVAGVRRFLERIHAVLNAIDTWPHPTLAAVHGICFGGGLELALACDLVVADRLARFCFPELRLGLVPGFGGIPRLKRDVGNAVVRDLLLTGRSLNATRAHALGLVSQLAGEGAALQVARSTARQMAKFDATTTAAAKAFIKTLPREELQREIDLFCELLARPTVEAALAKFVSSTEVQPYLP; encoded by the coding sequence ATGAGGGAATGCACCGGCCAGGCCCTGAGCTGGAAGCTGGTGGACGGTGTCGTCGAGCTGCAGCTGCACCGGCCACCGGGCAACGAGATCGGCACCACCACGCTGGTCGAGCTGGAGCGCTGCGTCACCGCCCTGGAGGCGCTTCGCGACCACGCCCACGCTCTCATCATCTATAGCGGGCTGCCGGCAGGGTTCTGCGCCGGCGCCGATCTCCGCGAGCTGTACGCCGGCATGCAGGCGGTCTCGGCGCCGGCGGCGCGCGTGGCCGGTGTGCGCCGCTTCCTGGAGCGCATCCACGCCGTGCTGAACGCCATCGATACCTGGCCGCACCCCACGCTCGCTGCGGTGCATGGCATCTGCTTCGGTGGTGGCCTGGAGCTGGCTCTCGCCTGCGATCTCGTGGTGGCCGACCGGCTGGCGCGCTTCTGCTTCCCCGAGCTGCGCCTCGGCTTGGTCCCCGGTTTCGGCGGCATCCCGCGCCTGAAGCGGGACGTGGGCAACGCCGTGGTGCGGGATCTCCTGCTCACGGGACGCAGCCTGAACGCCACCCGCGCCCATGCACTCGGTCTGGTGAGCCAGCTGGCCGGCGAGGGCGCGGCGCTGCAGGTGGCGCGCTCCACCGCACGACAGATGGCCAAGTTCGACGCTACCACCACCGCCGCCGCCAAAGCCTTCATCAAGACCTTGCCGCGGGAGGAGCTGCAGCGGGAAATCGATCTCTTCTGCGAGCTCCTGGCCCGGCCGACGGTGGAGGCGGCCCTGGCCAAGTTCGTCTCGAGCACGGAAGTGCAGCCGTATCTGCCCTGA
- a CDS encoding AMP-binding protein has product MNFLERILDGLHREPGRLLLQEAWSDRVERATAGELLARVALARRFLRRAGLRPGDRCVLLAANSIRWVAADLAIMAEGLVRVPLYTRQSPAELVGMMRDCEPALIVCGDDLLRAAVQELWPEAPVCLLSEVGAESAGGAATTTAAPGAASTATVAADTPPLPRRAQDPLVIIYTSGTSGDSKGVVLTTGNVDHMLPCTLQRLDELMHGHAGQERVFHYLPFCFAGSWLLLLSSLSRRSLLTMATDIDKLQEQLRLASPHYFQNVPLLLERLRAGIDKKLQASAAGGLYRRARVAWAHEQDGRAGALDHGFLALADAVLFRRVRRKISPDLRALICGSAPLAEETQGFFEMLRIPVLQVYGLTETTAICTMDEPRGRRRPGRVGRAVPGIEMRLGENDEILVRGPHLFAGYWKRPAETAACMQDGWFRTGDQGEVDAGGLWRISGRIKNLLVLTSGHKVAPDPLEERLRLAVPQAQQVLVVGHQRQHLTAILTGEVTAAQVTAALEKLNSTLPHYQRVHAFHIEREPFTAESGLLTANGKIKRQRVLDRFAAALDALYAAPVAPGATAGRGAGVISSSGRQA; this is encoded by the coding sequence ATGAACTTCCTCGAGCGCATTCTCGACGGTCTGCACCGGGAGCCCGGGCGCCTGCTGCTGCAGGAAGCCTGGAGCGACCGGGTCGAACGCGCCACGGCCGGCGAGCTGCTCGCTCGCGTCGCTCTGGCCCGCCGCTTCCTGCGCCGCGCCGGTCTACGCCCAGGCGACCGCTGCGTCCTCCTCGCCGCCAACAGCATCCGCTGGGTGGCGGCGGATCTGGCCATCATGGCGGAAGGCCTGGTGCGCGTGCCTCTCTACACCCGCCAGTCCCCGGCGGAGCTGGTGGGGATGATGCGCGATTGCGAGCCGGCTCTGATCGTTTGCGGCGACGATCTCCTGCGCGCCGCCGTGCAAGAGCTCTGGCCCGAAGCTCCCGTCTGCCTCCTGAGCGAGGTCGGCGCCGAGAGCGCGGGGGGCGCCGCCACCACCACCGCTGCGCCTGGCGCCGCATCGACCGCCACCGTCGCCGCCGACACGCCGCCGCTGCCGCGTCGGGCCCAGGACCCCCTCGTCATCATCTATACGTCCGGCACCTCGGGTGATTCGAAGGGCGTGGTGCTCACCACGGGCAACGTCGACCACATGCTGCCGTGCACGCTGCAGCGATTGGACGAGCTGATGCACGGTCACGCCGGTCAGGAACGGGTCTTCCACTATTTGCCGTTCTGCTTCGCCGGCTCCTGGCTGCTCCTGCTCAGCAGCTTGTCGCGCCGCAGCCTGTTGACGATGGCCACGGACATCGACAAGCTGCAGGAGCAGCTCCGCCTCGCCTCGCCGCATTACTTCCAGAATGTCCCGCTCTTGCTCGAGCGCCTGCGTGCGGGCATCGACAAGAAGCTGCAAGCGAGCGCCGCCGGCGGCCTCTACCGGCGCGCCCGGGTTGCTTGGGCCCACGAGCAGGACGGTCGTGCCGGGGCCCTCGACCACGGCTTCCTCGCCCTCGCCGACGCGGTTCTCTTCCGGCGTGTGCGCCGGAAGATCAGTCCCGATCTCCGGGCGCTCATCTGCGGTTCGGCGCCGCTCGCCGAAGAGACGCAAGGTTTCTTCGAAATGCTCCGCATCCCGGTACTCCAGGTGTACGGCCTCACGGAGACGACGGCCATCTGCACCATGGACGAGCCGCGGGGCCGGCGCCGCCCCGGTCGCGTCGGACGCGCCGTGCCGGGGATCGAGATGCGTCTGGGGGAGAACGACGAGATCCTGGTGCGCGGGCCGCACCTCTTCGCCGGCTACTGGAAGCGGCCGGCGGAGACCGCCGCCTGCATGCAGGACGGCTGGTTCCGCACCGGCGATCAGGGCGAAGTGGATGCGGGCGGGCTCTGGCGCATCAGCGGCCGGATCAAAAACCTGCTCGTCCTCACCTCGGGGCACAAGGTGGCACCCGATCCGCTGGAAGAACGCCTGCGTCTCGCGGTGCCCCAGGCGCAGCAGGTCCTCGTCGTGGGCCACCAGCGCCAGCATCTGACCGCGATCCTGACCGGTGAAGTGACGGCCGCTCAAGTCACAGCGGCCCTGGAAAAGCTCAACTCGACGCTGCCGCACTACCAGCGCGTGCACGCCTTTCACATCGAGCGCGAGCCCTTCACGGCGGAGAGCGGGCTCCTCACCGCCAACGGCAAGATCAAGCGCCAGCGCGTTCTCGACCGCTTCGCCGCGGCGCTCGACGCTCTCTACGCTGCTCCCGTTGCGCCGGGCGCCACGGCGGGGCGCGGCGCCGGCGTCATAAGCTCGAGCGGGAGGCAGGCATGA